One part of the Haemophilus parainfluenzae genome encodes these proteins:
- a CDS encoding helix-turn-helix domain-containing protein → MGKHYTIAFKLQVLQPILKGKMSIREAARFYNIPSDTLVGTWLKRFEKSGIKGLIPYKPSGRPSMKPKYARMPPPPKTEEDRLRQRILQLEAEVAYLKELRKLRLQEEARQRRLSKS, encoded by the coding sequence ATGGGTAAACACTACACAATAGCATTTAAATTACAGGTCCTTCAACCTATTCTAAAAGGAAAAATGAGCATTCGTGAAGCCGCTCGTTTTTACAATATTCCCTCTGACACATTAGTCGGAACTTGGTTGAAACGCTTTGAAAAAAGTGGCATAAAAGGGCTTATTCCTTATAAACCATCAGGACGACCGTCAATGAAACCTAAATATGCCAGAATGCCCCCTCCACCCAAAACAGAAGAAGACCGCTTGCGCCAGAGAATTTTACAGCTTGAAGCTGAGGTCGCTTACCTAAAGGAGTTGAGAAAGCTCAGACTTCAGGAAGAAGCCAGGCAGCGGAGGTTATCCAAAAGTTAA
- a CDS encoding cytochrome C assembly family protein: MWFALFSIIFYILSLLLIAPFLMNSSEGKLSQRKVPFFLTSLSAIVLHVITTLPLLEHLVSGKTFTLLEIASLMSVIISVLVTLSMFLVSTMWFVLPIVYSFSIISLILATFLSSHIIQMLNQNTLMLFHIGLSLFTYAVCFIATLYVIQLVWLDRNLKKRKIQFSPAIPPLMAVERHFFCLFAMGEALLTLTLISGTYHVLQAVTLENLHKAIFSFLAWISFGIACFGHWRLGWRGKRMIIYAISGIILLTIGYFGSRLI, encoded by the coding sequence ATGTGGTTTGCCCTTTTTTCGATTATTTTTTACATTCTTAGTCTATTGTTGATTGCCCCGTTTTTGATGAATTCATCAGAAGGAAAGTTGAGCCAGCGTAAAGTTCCATTTTTTCTAACCTCACTTTCGGCAATCGTACTGCATGTTATTACTACTTTGCCGCTATTAGAGCATTTAGTATCAGGGAAAACATTTACACTACTGGAAATAGCTTCCTTAATGAGTGTAATTATTTCGGTATTAGTAACGCTTTCAATGTTTCTTGTCTCTACCATGTGGTTTGTTTTGCCAATAGTATATTCGTTTTCAATCATTAGTTTGATTTTGGCAACATTCTTATCAAGCCATATCATTCAAATGCTGAATCAAAATACCTTGATGTTATTCCATATTGGTTTGTCGCTCTTTACCTATGCGGTGTGTTTTATTGCAACGTTGTATGTGATCCAATTGGTGTGGTTAGACCGTAATTTGAAAAAGCGTAAAATTCAATTTTCACCAGCTATTCCGCCATTGATGGCAGTAGAACGTCATTTCTTCTGTTTATTTGCGATGGGGGAAGCATTACTGACGCTCACTTTAATTTCTGGTACTTATCATGTGTTGCAAGCAGTGACCCTAGAAAATCTACACAAAGCGATTTTTTCTTTCCTTGCTTGGATTAGTTTTGGTATTGCTTGTTTTGGTCATTGGCGATTAGGTTGGCGTGGAAAAAGGATGATTATTTACGCAATTTCGGGTATCATTCTGCTCACAATTGGCTATTTTGGTAGTCGTTTGATTTAG